The following proteins are co-located in the Besnoitia besnoiti strain Bb-Ger1 chromosome Unknown contig00007, whole genome shotgun sequence genome:
- a CDS encoding Rab18/RabC-family small GTPase (encoded by transcript BESB_074180) → MQPLLGEPAAYDHLLKLLLIGDSGVGKSSLLLRFTEDVFNDKQLSTIGVDFKVKHMTVGDTRLKLAIWDTAGQERFRTLTSSYYRGAQGIIMVYDVSNRQSFLDLQSWLDEVYRYSTNGDAIVMLVANKIDKRTVEVERREGEAFAYQKGMLFVETSAKTRQGVQHAFEELVQKILDTPSLLANTSAAGTARRQLSYGGDGDLGAALSGCSC, encoded by the exons ATGCAGCCGCTGCTCGGCGAACCCGCAGCGTACGACCACCTGCTGAAGCTCCTTCTGATAGGCGACAGCGGAGTCGGAAAAagttcgcttcttctgcgtttcACAGAAGACGTTTTCAACGACAAGCAGCTCTCCACAATTG GTGTTGACTTCAAAGTCAAGCACATGACTGTCGGTGACACGCGACTGAAGCTGGCGATCTGGGATACCGCGGGTCAGGAACGTTTCCGTACACTCACCTCGTCGTACtacagaggcgcgcagggaaTCATCATGGTTTA CGACGTCAGCAATCGACAGTCGTTCCTCGATCTCCAGTCTTGGCTCGACGAGGTGTATCGCTACTCCACGAATGGCGACGCCATTGTTATGCTCGTCGCGAACAAAATTGATAAA CGCACGGTGGAggtcgagcgccgcgagggcgaggccttTGCGTACCAGAAGGGCATGCTGTTCGTCGAGACGTCCGCCAAGACTCGGCAAGGGGTGCAACACGCGTTCGAGGAACTCGTTCAAAAA ATTCTCGACACTCCGTCGTTGCTGGCAAACACCTCCGCCGCGGGAACGGCCCGGCGGCAGCTGTCGTatggcggagacggcgacttGGGAGCCGCTTTGTCGGGGTGCTCATGCTGA